TCCGCGGCGGGGTGTTCTTCGACGGCCTGCGCGCGCAGCTGGCCGAGGACTTCCCCACGCGCCGCACCACGCTGCTGTTCCTCGAGGCCTCCGACGACATCCTGGTGCGCCGGCAGGAGGCCGCGCGGCGGCCCCACCCGCTGCAGGGCAGCGGCCGGCTCCTCGAGGGCATCGCGACCGAGCGCCGGGTGATGGCGGACCTGCGCAGCGAGGCCGACCTCGTCATCGACACCACGCCCCTCAACCTGCACCAGCTCAAGCACCGCGTGGCCCGCTCGTTCGGCACCCCCGAGACCGTCGGCCTGCGCATCACCACCCTCAGCTTCGGCTTCAAGTACGGCGTGCCCGTCGACGCCGACCTGCTCGCCGACATGCGCTTCATCCCCAACCCGTTCTGGGTGCCCGAGCTGCGGCCGCTCACCGGGCAGGACGAGGCGGTCGCCCGCTACGTCAAGGACCGGGGCGACGCCCAGGAGTTCCTGGAGCGCTACGTGCCGGTGATCCAGACCGTGGGCGCGGGCTACCTGCGCGAGGGCAAGCGGTTCATGACTGTGGCGATCGGCTGCACCGGCGGCAAGCACCGCAGCGTCGCGATGTCGGAGGAGATCGCCAGCCGGCTCCGCGACCTCGGTCTCGAGGCCGACGCCGTGCACCGCGACCTGGGGCGGGAGTAGGCGTGGGTCGCTGGTCGACCGAGCCCGCCGTCGTCGCGCTCGGGGGCGGGCACGGCCTGGCGGCGTCGCTGACCGCGCTGCGCCAGCTCACCACCGACCTCACGGCCGTGGTGACCGTCGCCGACAACGGCGGCTCGTCGGGCCGCCTGCGCGAGGAGTTCGGGGTGCTGCCCCCGGGCGACCTCCGGATGGCGCTGGCCGCGCTGTGCGGTGACGACCGCTGGGGCCAGACCTGGGCGCGGGTGCTGCAGCACCGCTTCGACTCGGCCGGAGAGCTCTCGGGGCACTCCCTGGGCAACCTGCTGATCCTCACCCTGTGGCAGCAGCTCGACGACCACGTCGACGGCCTCGACTGGGTGGCGGGGCTGCTGGGCGCCCGCGGCCGGGTGCTGCCGATGGCGCTGACCCCGCTCGACATCACCGCCGAGGTGCGCGATCCCGACGGGTCGGTCTCGACCGTGCGCGGCCAGGTCGAGGTCGCGACCGCCCCGGGCGAGGTGCTGGGCGTGAGCCTGGACCCCGCCGACGCCGCGGCCTGCCCGGAGGCGCTGAGCGCGATCGCCGATGCCGACGTCGTCGTCCTCGGGCCGGGGTCGTGGTACTCCAGCGTGATCCCGCACCTGCTCGTGCCCGAGCTGCGCGAGGCGCTGTGCCGCACTAGTGCGCAGGTGGTGGTGGCCACCAACCTCGAGCCGCACGCCGACGAGACCCGGGGCTACGACCTCGCCGACCACCTCGAGGTGCTGCGGCGCCACGCGCCGCAGCTGCGGGTCCACACCGTGCTCGTCGACCCCTCGGCCGTCACCGATGCCGACCGGCTCGGCGCGGCGGCCGGCGCGCTGGGCGCCCGGCTGGAGGTGGCCGACGTCGCCGCCGACCACGCCGGAGTCCACGATCCGCACAAACTGGCCTCCGCGTATGCGCGCGTCATGGGCGCGAACTAAGGTGCTCGCATGGCGATGACGGCACAGGTGAAGGCAGAGCTGGCCAGCACGACAGTCACCAAGACCTGCTGCCGCAAGGCCGAGGTGTCGTCCATGCTCCGCTTCGCCGACGCCCTGCACCTCGTCAACGGCGGCATCGTCGTCGAGGTCGAGCTCGACACCGGGGCGGCCGCCCGTCGCGTGCGCCGCGACATCGCCGAGGTCTTCGGCCACCAGCCCGAGGTCGTGCTGCTCAAGGGCGCCGGCATCCGACGTGGCTCGCGCTACATCGTCCGGGTCGCCCGCGACGGCGAGTCCCTGGCCCGCCAGGCCGGCCTCATCGACAACCGCAACCGCCCGGTCCGCGGCCTGCCGCCCGTCGTGGTCAACGGCGCCGGCTGCGACGCCGTCGCCGCCTGGCGCGGGGCCTTCCTGGCCCACGGCTCGCTCACCGAGCCCGGCCGCTCGAGCTCGCTCGAGGTGACCTGCCCCGGTCCCGAGGCCGCGCTGGCCCTGGTGGGCGCGGCCCGTCGCCTCGGCATCGCCGCC
This genomic interval from Nocardioides scoriae contains the following:
- the rapZ gene encoding RNase adapter RapZ, with the protein product MTEPQHDPVHERAQQDHPQGELVVVTGMTGAGRSTAAKELEDLGFFVVDNLPPELVGDVVRLVDDKRGIDHPVAVVVDVRGGVFFDGLRAQLAEDFPTRRTTLLFLEASDDILVRRQEAARRPHPLQGSGRLLEGIATERRVMADLRSEADLVIDTTPLNLHQLKHRVARSFGTPETVGLRITTLSFGFKYGVPVDADLLADMRFIPNPFWVPELRPLTGQDEAVARYVKDRGDAQEFLERYVPVIQTVGAGYLREGKRFMTVAIGCTGGKHRSVAMSEEIASRLRDLGLEADAVHRDLGRE
- a CDS encoding gluconeogenesis factor YvcK family protein; protein product: MGRWSTEPAVVALGGGHGLAASLTALRQLTTDLTAVVTVADNGGSSGRLREEFGVLPPGDLRMALAALCGDDRWGQTWARVLQHRFDSAGELSGHSLGNLLILTLWQQLDDHVDGLDWVAGLLGARGRVLPMALTPLDITAEVRDPDGSVSTVRGQVEVATAPGEVLGVSLDPADAAACPEALSAIADADVVVLGPGSWYSSVIPHLLVPELREALCRTSAQVVVATNLEPHADETRGYDLADHLEVLRRHAPQLRVHTVLVDPSAVTDADRLGAAAGALGARLEVADVAADHAGVHDPHKLASAYARVMGAN
- the whiA gene encoding DNA-binding protein WhiA — protein: MAMTAQVKAELASTTVTKTCCRKAEVSSMLRFADALHLVNGGIVVEVELDTGAAARRVRRDIAEVFGHQPEVVLLKGAGIRRGSRYIVRVARDGESLARQAGLIDNRNRPVRGLPPVVVNGAGCDAVAAWRGAFLAHGSLTEPGRSSSLEVTCPGPEAALALVGAARRLGIAAKAREVRGVDRVVIRDGDAIGQLLTRLGAHESLLAWEERRMRREVRATANRLANFDDANLRRSARAAVAAGARVERALEILGEDIPDHLAQAGQLRLEHKQASLEELGQLSDPVLTKDAIAGRIRRLLAMADKKAEELGVPDTESSLTPEMLAEEA